The DNA region GTGAGTGTTTGCTTAAGAAGATGGTTTTCTAGTTTGGCCAAAACAGGTGATTGGGTTGCTTTTGTTAACCCTTATTTTGTTCGAAATTTGTATGACTATTTGGAAGACAGAAATATAAGAATGACAGAATGCAGCCTCAGTCACCATTTACATTTACTTCAACTGTTTGGGGAAAAAAacctactgttcaaaagtttggggttggatttttttttttttgtgtactcTCTATgcctttttcatatttttaaatagtattgttgtgaaatgttattgcaattttaaaaagttttatgttttaatatagtttaaaagtaatttattcctgtgactgcAAATCTTGCTATTTGctatacatttcttattaatgttaaaaacaattattgttattatacaaTTGTTATATTATAAGATCTTAGAGATCTATAAGATCTGTGGAAACAGGTACGTTTTTAAGGGTTCTATCAAGTAATTTTTGTTcacttttaaaatcttttaaacatttatcaattgaatggttAAAAAAAGGGAAGCATTTATctcatataactttttttttggttttgtaaattaaatgtcTTCACTATCATGTTTGATCAAATTAACACATTCTTTCtaaataacaattaaacaaatgtataatttattttagcttttttgaaTTGGTTGTGGTAAAGAATGGCAAGGAGTAAATTGACAGAATATGCATTTTTACTCAACTTGTTTTCTGAAAGGTGATTCTCATGTTGGTTCATCAGAAGCAATGAGGATCTCTGATCTGCAAAGCTTCCACCCCGTGTCTCCTTCATCAGTTCATGGGTCTCCAGTGTTGGAGAGCTCTCTGCTCAGGCAACTCATGTGTACCGCTCCAGAAAAAAGAGGCACAGCTCTCACCATTAACCCCAATAAAGCTGTCCTGTCCATTAACTGCACAACATTACAGGTAGGTACACCTATTCTTTGAATTATTGagttatttaaatgattatttattgatGTTATCTACTTTGCGAGGTTTTGGATTCAAATGAACATGCCTGTAAGCTGTTTGAGTGTGGATACAGTGATTTGATCGGCCAGAAGCTGACTTCTCTCCTAAGAGTCAGTCAGATGCTAGAGGAGGTCCTGAAGGAGGAGACTCTGGATTCTGATGGAAACCTAGTTGCTATTTCTGCAAAAGTGGTATGAAACACTGTGGTTAATTAAACAACAATTTACTTAGCTGTCACTAAATAGTTTCATGAGTcatgaatattttatttcttcCACGCTACATGTTTTGTCCATGGCTCTGATCTCTGCTTTCCTGTTCTGGATGTGAGCATCATTAATTAAAGCCCAGCTCCGGCTCATTCTCTCCACAGGTGAGCGCAGTGAGTTTGACAGGAGATGAGTTTCCAGTGTCTGTGTGGCTTCAGATACCAGAGCAGCGGCAGCAGATCTTAGAGCTCCTGCTGGAGCGAGTGGAGAGAATCACAGCACACGTGACTTTCACTCAAAATGTGAGACTTATTCCCTTGCAGCTAATTGTGCACTGAAAGGTTAACCTTATGTATAAAGTTAAGCATCTGTAAgcataatttgattaatttaattaagcTTGTAATGATATTATACTATAAAAATCAACAGAATTTAActtgattttaaaaagttttgcgTCAGTAAGCATGATTAGAAtgtgtcatgtgacactgatgactggagtaatggctgctgaagaatcagcttttccatcacaggaataaattacattttcaaatgaattaaaatagaaaacagatcttttaataatattttccaatatttctattgtgtttttgagcaaataaatgcagcattttcaaaaacataaaaaaaatcttactgaccgcaAACATTTAAGTTGTAGTGTAGCTTTAAGGAAAATTGTTTGTAAAGTTGTTGCTCAGTTGGTCAAAAAAGTTTGAGCTTCTCCTCCTATTTCCTCAGGGTGGAATCCTTAGTTGTGACACAACTTTTGCCCATCTTTATGATTACCACACTGTTGAGGAGATGACTGGCCTGTCAATCATGTCTCTGATGCCGTCACTACAGATCCCCTTCCATTGCAGGACTCCCAAGGTCACAATGTCTCTAAAAATTCTTTAAGCAAGCAGTTGCcatttttgccattttgtttGGTCAtgctagtgacacacacacaaaaaaatcagttatatttcaattaatatatgtatataatagtcTATTTTGCACCTTCACACAGCTTGTTTCTTTACCTTTGTGATTCAGGTGTTGCGTGTTCAAAGATTGCATGTGCAGGCCAGGTCTGGTGTGGTGGTGCCAGCATGTGTTCGTCTGCAGGCTGCAGTGTCCTGTGGAAGATCACCGCTGCAGATTAAAGGATCAGCACATCCAGAACCTTCTGATGGTTCACACACAAGCTCTCGACAGACCAACCGAACTCCTACCGGTCAGTCCTCACTCTTTCACTGCAGAGCGTGCAGTTTAATAACTGATAGTTGCTTCAACAGACCGAAGTCACACTGACATcgaaaaattaaaatatgcagaattctgtatctgtgaggatttatAGCACAGAGCTACTAGTTAAAGTGAGTTTCCAACATTTGCTCTGACATAAAGGAAATCTTTGTTTCCGTTGAGTTTCTTGTTGGTATTTGTCCAAGCTAATTAACTTAGTTGCTGATTAATTAAATTAGATGTAATTTAAATTGGTATTGAGTTCAGTGTGATCATCTTGTCCTGCAGCGGGTAAATCGGGCGCGGGTGGTGTCCTGTCCCCCAGTGCAGATGTGCTGTACtttgggtcagtgtgtgtgtttgctcccAGTAGCTGCCTCTTGACACTTCAGCCCAACGGCACCATTCACAGTCTCAACAACCCCTTCAGCTCTCTGCTGCTCGGATACAACAGCGGTCAGCTGCTCGGAAAGGTACAGATGCTATGAAGCATTCCCTTGGGATTTGTGATTTTTGTATAACtcttttaattaaaagttttagtTGGTCCAATTTGATTTATCTAGTCCAACCAGTGttataattatgaatattttcaATTGGCTTTTGTGAggtgcttttgttttcttttaagtttaaaatatttaaaattgtatttgtatttaaatttgtatACAAATTGGTAAATCAATGGTAATGTTGAGTCCAGCTCATAAGCAATGTTTCCAAGCTAGTTTACATGCTAGCTAACAGCAGGCCTGTGTGTAGAATGTCACGTACCTGATACCGGCGTTTTATGAGCGGGTTCGTGCTGCGGACCGAAGCGACCACCCTACATCTCATCCACATGATGCATCCAGCCTCTCTGACAGCTGCACAGGTACAGAGAAGAGATGTGCTTTAAAGATGCACACACTTTAGCTTGTGATGCTGCACTAACGTCCCCTCAACTCCTGCCTGCCTACTTCTCAGACCCCTGTAGATGTTTGGCTAGTGCTAGCTGTCACCCTGCTGATGTTCTAACTCTCTCTACTGGCATGCTCACAACTAAGAAAGATCAACAGGACACATGTAGTGAGTTCCTTCTCTTATTGCTCCACACTCagccaatataatataatattatattgtatcaTATTCTATTGCTGTCACTTAATTATttcattcttatttaatttttggtTGTATTTAACAACAgggttttcttttgtctttttagttttttttcttcatgctgTAACTTGATTTATGGCTAATTGAAGGATATATGTTCAGATCCAAACACAGTGCTTGCTGGTGACAGTGTGATGGTGCATCTAGCTACGCGTAGGAAAGCAGGTCTTGGGAAAGGGAAGAGGATCTTCACTGGGAAAAACGCTAAACTGGAGAAGGAGAACAGCATCCTATCAACCTTGACCTCACCTGCTGTCACCTCCACACCACTGAATGGGTTAGATACTCCACTAAATCCtctcatttctgttttctttcatttttgataTGCACAGATTAAGAGAAAATAGCATTTCAGCATGTTAGAATTTAATACTATTTAAAGGTGACCTGCTCTGCCCTTTTTTTCAAGATGTAGAAGTCTTTGATATACCCAAAGTGTGTATGTGATGTTTTAactcaaaataccccacatatAATTTTTATAGCTTATTAAAATTGACACTATTTGGGTATGAGCCAAAATGgactgttttttagtttttttcctttaaatgcaaatgagctggtgctccggCCCCATTAGAAAAGAGGGCGGAGCTTCTTAGTGTGTAGCTTCATGCTCCGGCAGTACTAATGCTGGTCTTTGCAAATAAACATTCCACTATTAACACAAGCCTGTTATCTGTACAGACAACATACCCATTTTATAAGTCAGTCTTATTGTGCTTTGGCGTGCTATCAGAAACTTTATAAGTCCCACTTGTGATTATGAGCTCGACAAATTCAagcaattttatatgcaatttttaACTTCCACATTCCTATTTACGATCATTCTGGAAGCAATTGAAGGCAGCAACAGTCAAATATTTTCAATTAGTTTTCATTTCATGTGTTTTcccttttcatttacattttggtttagattttattaattttgagatttttttattttttttatttgcagattGTCATTCATTATTCTCAGATATCATCATTCTCTCTGTTGTTCTCAGGTTGGATGACACTACAGAGCTTATTGAGCAGGTTGTGGATGTGACTCCTCGAGGGTCTGAGTCTGACTCTGCCAACACCACCGCTCTGCTACAGACCTTTGCTCTGGTGGAGTCCCAGGAAGTCCACAAGACCTGCCTCTCCACTACTGTCTCTCCTCATTGTGGCCCATCTGAGCAGAACTTTGCTAGGCGAGATGCCTCCATAGCCCCGAACTCAACCCGTAAAGAAGCTTCAGTAAAGTCCTGTGCCACTGTGCCACATCCAAAACCTCCCACAAAGGCCTGCCAGTGTTCAGAGAAAGCTCAGCTTCAGGAATCCAGCTTTGAGGTGATCTCCCTGGGCAGTGGGTCATCGTCTGGGTTCTGCGAGCGGCTTGTGGGTGGCTCTGGTCCTGAAAAGCTAGACGAGTCTCAGCAGGGACATCACCTAGCGGAATCGAGCAGCACGTTTTTGGATTTGAACTCTAATGGAGATGTCATTGTTCATGCCATGTCAGAGATGGACCTGAATGACAGTGTTGAGATTCTAAGTGCATCTGCAGATCTTAACCATTCGCTTACCTCATGTGACACTGCTGAGCTCCTGCGTACTCCTTCACCCTTCATTGTGGAATCCGACCTTGAAACAGAGGCTCAAATCTGCTCAGAGCAAGAGAAAACGCAAAATGTTTCCCTATCACTGGAAATCCGGAATGCCTTGGATCTCCGGAAGGGTGGAATAATGTTACCAGGCGACACTCCTACCACCTCTACTCCTAAAAAGGTGAAGACAAACTCTTCCATTCCAGAAGGAAGGATTCATGTGACCTGCTACAACAGAGATGGAAAATCAATTGGTATGTCAACTATGCCCCTCTAGTTTACCTGTAGTATACTAGGCACCAGTAATGAGCATATTGTATGAAATTATATAAGGGATGATTAATGTTGGAAAGACCTTTTGAAATAGAGGAAACAAGTCCATAGAAAAATATATTGCATCGCAGATTaatgatagtaataatatatacactgccattcaaaagtttgggatcagtaagattaataatgtactttaaaatatgatttatttctgtgacacaGCTGAATTTATCAAATTATtccagcatttattaaaaatataaatatgttctaacaatataagtgtttattattacatttaacgcACTCTTGCGttatggtttctgaaggatcatgtgacacaagactggagtgatgttgaaaattcagcttggctttacagggataaattacattttaaagtatattaaaatagaaatccttattctaaattgcaataaaaaaatctgtatttttggtcaaataactGTAGCCtcgatgagcataagagatttttactgatccaaaacttttgaatggatctgttcattattatttttatattgtggagttgttcatggtttttttttttttgcaaggcaGATTGTTTCCTATTTTGTTGTAGTTAATTTTTACCAGTGGAAGCCTttagggacagttcacccagtttttttttatgacttgCTTGAACCCAACAGAAGAATTGTTGAAACTATTTGGGAACCAATCTGAATTCCATTAAATGGACAGTGATATTTtgcaaaatatatgtattttctttatgttccaaagaagaaagttTTGCAGCACTATGACTGTGATTAAAagacagaatgttaattttgggtCATCTATCCCTGTAAAGTAATCCGCCAGTGagatgataaaatattttaaacttcaaatcaaaattttatatccatgtatttatttggcaagtagccatgtaataagcttGATATTGTAATCATTATCATAAAATAACCCCCTTCAGGGTGATCCAAGACCCTTGTCTGGGTTTATTTTATGATGATTACTGTATGTTATCTCCTGCTGTACTGCATTTTTCCTGTTCAAACTGTGTACTCTTTCTGTATGCCAGGTCTTAAAAGCACTATCCATTTTGTCTACTGTACATTTATGATATGTCAGTGCACAGCAACTGATAAAGTGGTAATTTTCAGTGTCTCTTTCTCACTCTGTGTAGAGGTGCAGTGTGATGTACGTTGGATGTCCCTGTCCAGCGGCAGCTCTCTGGTCTGTCTGTGGCTGAGTGGGAGTCATCTCCTGCTCCACCACCAGGAGGCGCCACAGAGCACAGTGTCTCGCACAGTGAGGACAGGAGCCCCAGGACAGGAAGCCTTTGCCTCCAGTCTCGCTGAGGTGATCTgcctaaatgctttaaaaatgagCTCTTTAAAAGGAGATTTTGGGGAATACCCCAAATgttattccaaacatgtatgcatctcattcttctgtggaacacaatagaagatattttgaagaatcaaaCCAACGGTTTCTGGTCCCTAATGATTTCCTGCATTTAACCTTTCTTTCTTCATGATTTAGGCAGTTCGTTCAGATGCCTTGCGCTCCTCTGTGCACTTGGAGCAGTCTGGGGCATGTGAGGGTTACTTTGCAGAAGACTATCGTCCGCTGTGCTCTATTGGAAAGGGAGCCTTCGGCTTTGTCTGGCTCGCTGCAAGAAGGAAAGATGAACAGGAAGTCAGTGACATTCTTTTCTGCACTCACTGCTGTTCATACATTCATATTCATCCGGATGCAAGATAATAACTTGATAACGATGATGTCAGTTGTTCAAACCTTGGTCAGGGTTCTTAAGAGAGGATGTTTACACACCGAGTCAGTGTAATTGATGTACGGGGCATGTAGTCTTTTATGGACAATTATATGAGCTGGTGAAGAGATGTTGAATTTGTTATCTCTCACTTCAATTTCAGGTGGTTGTGAAGTTTATTAGGAAAAGTGCAGTGGTGAGTGAAGCGTGGATGGATGATCCTGATCTGGGCCGGGTCAGTCAAGAAGTGGCTATACTGGTTCGCCTGCAACATCCCAATATTGTGAAGGTACGTTGAGAGAACCGTTTGAGTTCATATTAAATAATGCAACATAGCCTCTTTAAAAAAAGAGTCGAATGTTGTTGTCGAATGTCAATTTTAATCTGTTCACATGCTTAAAAACCTTGTACCTCATTTtaaatgacagttttactgtactATTTATCTTGTTCAAAAATGCACAACAATGCAAATGTTACTAGTCTGTAAGAATCTAtttaaacttaacattttaatttaatttcagcaaggatgcatcaaatttGAGACAATGCGATTTGTAATGttactatttatttttcaaataaataaatcctggaaaatctgttttattaaagtgccactattatggatttttgacaAGTgcttttcatgcagtgtgtaacactgCTGTAAGTGcatgaaaacatcctgcagagttttaaaactgaaagtgaattGTATAAATTTATTGAAACGAGTCATTTTTATAATGAATCCCAATGTGtttcatgtaaacataaaacattagcatattgtccGCCCACTTGGgaattggtctgaatgaaaatgcaagtTCATTCTTGTCCACTTGGTGCAGCTTTTCAGTGGTAAAAATAGCTGTTCCCCAGTAACGCTGTACataaagcagcactgcgctcacaaacgctgctttatcaggcattacaggcattcatgatgaaatgaaaatgaaatcgaCCAATCACTGGAGAATAGCATCATGCAGAGGAGGGGTTTAGAAAAATGAGTTGAGCGTTTGGGAGTCGTTGATCAAGTAaggtaaaataaatgcatattataaaacaatgaaagtgtttttttgcatgcatgtcaacctgttgttggagTCTCCGAAAACCAAACGATGTACCCTTCATATTACCCATAATTGGGGCactttaaatcagcatattagaatcatttctgaatgatcatgtgatcagGTAGAGTATtggctggtgaaaattcagctttgccatcacaggaataaatgacatattcaaatattaaaacagaaaatggtcatttaagtttttttatttatgtttttgaaaattctTTATTTACCAGATGTTCGAATAATACATTAATAGTTAAAGTAGTGAACTGTCAAAATGCTACTTATAGTATGTTCACTATTGGTGTTTATGAGTGTATTACTTTTTTCTGCAGGTGCTGGAGGTGTTTGAGAATGAGCGATTCTTCCAAATGGTCATGGAGAAACATGGAGATGGACTTGACCTGTTTGAGTTCATCGACATGCAGCCGAGACTGGATGAGCCTCTTGCGAGCTACATCTTCAGACAGGTGAGAAACAGGCTATGAGAACTCTTGAGATGTTGTTATTGGATCACTTTTTTTCTGATATATATTTCTGTACTTAGTTGGTAGACGCAGTGAGTTACCTGCGTGGCAAAAGAGTGCTCCACAGGGACATAAAGGATGAAAATATCATCATAAACTCTAAATTCCACATCCGGCTGATCGACTTCGGCTCTGCTGCACTGCTGGAACCCGGAAAGCTCTTCTACACCTTCTGTGGTACTCTGGAGTACTGCTCCCCAGAGGTGCTTCAGGGAAACCAGTACGTACTGAAACATCACACAGCCCATCTCAGTTCCATCTGTGCATCTGAGATTGATAAGGGCACAATACAGGGTAGGATCAAGTGGATAAGGGTCTGAGAAGGGGAACATAAAGGTTATATATTCATGTCTAAGAAATGTATTTAACTACAGTTTGACTGAGATCACCATGAAGCCCTTGAACATTCATGTGCACGATTCATCAGAGATGGTCTTTCTTTATTTTCCCTCAATAAAAATGTagtgacttttttttgttttgttttttttattcactcaAGTTTCATAAATCATGTTTGGATATTAAAATAGGTTTGAATAACttagaaaaatgaatacatttttttatgttgactttaagcCTTTGTAGGCCTTTGAATGTCAGGTGAGGTAAATACAAGAAAGCATTTTACTTTCACATACAGGTTAAATATgagaattttatatatttttgatgtatgTACTGTAGGTACGAGGGTCCAGAGCTGGAGATGTGGTCTCTAGGAGTGCTCTTATACACCTTACTCTTCAGTGAAAACCCGTTTTGCAGTGTGGAGGAAACCTTGCAGGCCCGACTCAACCCTCCATGCCAGATATCTACAGGTTTGCAGCTCTGCTTCATCACAGCCATGAAGACTGACTGGAGATACATCATTAATTTTGCTTTATTCAGGGTTTTGTGGGTCTTTCTCCCTTCCACAGTTGAAGGCATTAAAAGGGTCTTAATTGGGGCAAAAAGTTGACATCTTCCTCAGTATTTCttgtctttgtcttgttttctaagaagttgaaaaaaaaattagttcaTGCTTAAAATAGGACACAATATCAAAGAATACTTGTTTCCCTTTAAATTGGCAGATAGTTGTTCTCATGTACTCAAATGAGACGTAggacattactttttttaaataaaacttgcaAAAACACCATTTATTACGGTTTAACCTGTTACTTTGTTCTTGTTTTTAGAGTTGTATGCACTGTTGGCTGGTCTTTTGCACCCAGTGGCTGATCAGAGAATGACTCTCGAGGAGCTCTTGGAGTCGCAGTGGATTCAGCAACCCATAAATCAAGCAGAGTACTCGTGGGGAGAGGTGTTCCCCTCCAGCAACGGTAAGAGAATTGGTTTTAGGTTATTTCATCCACCAAAAGATGATAATATTCAGCTCCAACACCTTTTTCTTTAAATCAATGATGCA from Carassius auratus strain Wakin unplaced genomic scaffold, ASM336829v1 scaf_tig00017702, whole genome shotgun sequence includes:
- the LOC113075812 gene encoding PAS domain-containing serine/threonine-protein kinase-like isoform X2: MWLMQGQRRSPRGDSVCAADDDCSISTVMKTDSFCMNQSFPSARNCTLNSMDASSEAMRISDLQSFHPVSPSSVHGSPVLESSLLRQLMCTAPEKRGTALTINPNKAVLSINCTTLQVLDSNEHACKLFECGYSDLIGQKLTSLLRVSQMLEEVLKEETLDSDGNLVAISAKVVSAVSLTGDEFPVSVWLQIPEQRQQILELLLERVERITAHVTFTQNGGILSCDTTFAHLYDYHTVEEMTGLSIMSLMPSLQIPFHCRTPKVLRVQRLHVQARSGVVVPACVRLQAAVSCGRSPLQIKGSAHPEPSDGSHTSSRQTNRTPTAGKSGAGGVLSPSADVLYFGSVCVFAPSSCLLTLQPNGTIHSLNNPFSSLLLGYNSGQLLGKNVTYLIPAFYERVRAADRSDHPTSHPHDASSLSDSCTDPCRCLASASCHPADVLTLSTGMLTTKKDQQDTCNPNTVLAGDSVMVHLATRRKAGLGKGKRIFTGKNAKLEKENSILSTLTSPAVTSTPLNGLDDTTELIEQVVDVTPRGSESDSANTTALLQTFALVESQEVHKTCLSTTVSPHCGPSEQNFARRDASIAPNSTRKEASVKSCATVPHPKPPTKACQCSEKAQLQESSFEVISLGSGSSSGFCERLVGGSGPEKLDESQQGHHLAESSSTFLDLNSNGDVIVHAMSEMDLNDSVEILSASADLNHSLTSCDTAELLRTPSPFIVESDLETEAQICSEQEKTQNVSLSLEIRNALDLRKGGIMLPGDTPTTSTPKKVKTNSSIPEGRIHVTCYNRDGKSIEVQCDVRWMSLSSGSSLVCLWLSGSHLLLHHQEAPQSTVSRTVRTGAPGQEAFASSLAEAVRSDALRSSVHLEQSGACEGYFAEDYRPLCSIGKGAFGFVWLAARRKDEQEVVVKFIRKSAVVSEAWMDDPDLGRVSQEVAILVRLQHPNIVKVLEVFENERFFQMVMEKHGDGLDLFEFIDMQPRLDEPLASYIFRQLVDAVSYLRGKRVLHRDIKDENIIINSKFHIRLIDFGSAALLEPGKLFYTFCGTLEYCSPEVLQGNQYEGPELEMWSLGVLLYTLLFSENPFCSVEETLQARLNPPCQISTELYALLAGLLHPVADQRMTLEELLESQWIQQPINQAEYSWGEVFPSSNESKEQVEPNSPVHRVDKLYLDPENNLSTLEDTPLEDEEEDEEQRRTMAALQSELLKYLTDE
- the LOC113075812 gene encoding PAS domain-containing serine/threonine-protein kinase-like isoform X1, which produces MWLMQGQRRSPRGDSVCAADDDCSISTVMKTDSFCMNQSFPSARNCTLNSMDASSGDSHVGSSEAMRISDLQSFHPVSPSSVHGSPVLESSLLRQLMCTAPEKRGTALTINPNKAVLSINCTTLQVLDSNEHACKLFECGYSDLIGQKLTSLLRVSQMLEEVLKEETLDSDGNLVAISAKVVSAVSLTGDEFPVSVWLQIPEQRQQILELLLERVERITAHVTFTQNGGILSCDTTFAHLYDYHTVEEMTGLSIMSLMPSLQIPFHCRTPKVLRVQRLHVQARSGVVVPACVRLQAAVSCGRSPLQIKGSAHPEPSDGSHTSSRQTNRTPTAGKSGAGGVLSPSADVLYFGSVCVFAPSSCLLTLQPNGTIHSLNNPFSSLLLGYNSGQLLGKNVTYLIPAFYERVRAADRSDHPTSHPHDASSLSDSCTDPCRCLASASCHPADVLTLSTGMLTTKKDQQDTCNPNTVLAGDSVMVHLATRRKAGLGKGKRIFTGKNAKLEKENSILSTLTSPAVTSTPLNGLDDTTELIEQVVDVTPRGSESDSANTTALLQTFALVESQEVHKTCLSTTVSPHCGPSEQNFARRDASIAPNSTRKEASVKSCATVPHPKPPTKACQCSEKAQLQESSFEVISLGSGSSSGFCERLVGGSGPEKLDESQQGHHLAESSSTFLDLNSNGDVIVHAMSEMDLNDSVEILSASADLNHSLTSCDTAELLRTPSPFIVESDLETEAQICSEQEKTQNVSLSLEIRNALDLRKGGIMLPGDTPTTSTPKKVKTNSSIPEGRIHVTCYNRDGKSIEVQCDVRWMSLSSGSSLVCLWLSGSHLLLHHQEAPQSTVSRTVRTGAPGQEAFASSLAEAVRSDALRSSVHLEQSGACEGYFAEDYRPLCSIGKGAFGFVWLAARRKDEQEVVVKFIRKSAVVSEAWMDDPDLGRVSQEVAILVRLQHPNIVKVLEVFENERFFQMVMEKHGDGLDLFEFIDMQPRLDEPLASYIFRQLVDAVSYLRGKRVLHRDIKDENIIINSKFHIRLIDFGSAALLEPGKLFYTFCGTLEYCSPEVLQGNQYEGPELEMWSLGVLLYTLLFSENPFCSVEETLQARLNPPCQISTELYALLAGLLHPVADQRMTLEELLESQWIQQPINQAEYSWGEVFPSSNESKEQVEPNSPVHRVDKLYLDPENNLSTLEDTPLEDEEEDEEQRRTMAALQSELLKYLTDE
- the LOC113075812 gene encoding PAS domain-containing serine/threonine-protein kinase-like isoform X3, whose product is MKTDSFCMNQSFPSARNCTLNSMDASSGDSHVGSSEAMRISDLQSFHPVSPSSVHGSPVLESSLLRQLMCTAPEKRGTALTINPNKAVLSINCTTLQVLDSNEHACKLFECGYSDLIGQKLTSLLRVSQMLEEVLKEETLDSDGNLVAISAKVVSAVSLTGDEFPVSVWLQIPEQRQQILELLLERVERITAHVTFTQNGGILSCDTTFAHLYDYHTVEEMTGLSIMSLMPSLQIPFHCRTPKVLRVQRLHVQARSGVVVPACVRLQAAVSCGRSPLQIKGSAHPEPSDGSHTSSRQTNRTPTAGKSGAGGVLSPSADVLYFGSVCVFAPSSCLLTLQPNGTIHSLNNPFSSLLLGYNSGQLLGKNVTYLIPAFYERVRAADRSDHPTSHPHDASSLSDSCTDPCRCLASASCHPADVLTLSTGMLTTKKDQQDTCNPNTVLAGDSVMVHLATRRKAGLGKGKRIFTGKNAKLEKENSILSTLTSPAVTSTPLNGLDDTTELIEQVVDVTPRGSESDSANTTALLQTFALVESQEVHKTCLSTTVSPHCGPSEQNFARRDASIAPNSTRKEASVKSCATVPHPKPPTKACQCSEKAQLQESSFEVISLGSGSSSGFCERLVGGSGPEKLDESQQGHHLAESSSTFLDLNSNGDVIVHAMSEMDLNDSVEILSASADLNHSLTSCDTAELLRTPSPFIVESDLETEAQICSEQEKTQNVSLSLEIRNALDLRKGGIMLPGDTPTTSTPKKVKTNSSIPEGRIHVTCYNRDGKSIEVQCDVRWMSLSSGSSLVCLWLSGSHLLLHHQEAPQSTVSRTVRTGAPGQEAFASSLAEAVRSDALRSSVHLEQSGACEGYFAEDYRPLCSIGKGAFGFVWLAARRKDEQEVVVKFIRKSAVVSEAWMDDPDLGRVSQEVAILVRLQHPNIVKVLEVFENERFFQMVMEKHGDGLDLFEFIDMQPRLDEPLASYIFRQLVDAVSYLRGKRVLHRDIKDENIIINSKFHIRLIDFGSAALLEPGKLFYTFCGTLEYCSPEVLQGNQYEGPELEMWSLGVLLYTLLFSENPFCSVEETLQARLNPPCQISTELYALLAGLLHPVADQRMTLEELLESQWIQQPINQAEYSWGEVFPSSNESKEQVEPNSPVHRVDKLYLDPENNLSTLEDTPLEDEEEDEEQRRTMAALQSELLKYLTDE